The Onychomys torridus chromosome 4, mOncTor1.1, whole genome shotgun sequence genome includes a window with the following:
- the Ppdpf gene encoding pancreatic progenitor cell differentiation and proliferation factor, whose amino-acid sequence MAAIPSSGSLVATHDYYRRRLGSSSSNSSCGSAEYPGDAVPHPPGLPKADPAHWWASFFFGKSTLPFMATVLESPERSAEYPQASRSPITRGPAPETVKQQPVVHSGQPNTRAPS is encoded by the exons ATGGCAGCCATCCCTTCTAGCGGCTCGCTCGTGGCTACCCATGACTACTATCGGC gaCGCCTGGGCTCCTCGTCCAGCAACAGCTCTTGCGGAAGTGCAGAGTACCCTGGGGACGCCGTGCCCCACCCCCCGG GTCTCCCCAAGGCCGACCCTGCCCACTGGTGGGCCAGCTTCTTTTTCGGGAAGTCTACCCTCCCATTCATGGCCACAGTGTTGGAGTCTCCTGAGCGCTCGGCAGAATACCCCCAGGCCTCCCGAAGCCCTATCACCCGTGGCCCGGCTCCTGAAACCGTGAAGCAGCAGCCAGTTGTCCATTCTGGCCAGCCCAACACGAGGGCCCCGTCCTGA